The Kluyveromyces lactis strain NRRL Y-1140 chromosome B complete sequence genome contains a region encoding:
- the FIG1 gene encoding Fig1p (similar to uniprot|P38224 Saccharomyces cerevisiae YBR040W FIG1 Integral membrane protein required for efficient mating may participate in or regulate the low affinity Ca2 influx system which affects intracellular signaling and cell-cell fusion during mating) encodes MFLPFTLFYKLGKRIPRVLVLITSFISVFLLVFLLVGCYNVDQSSTYLVKYQFNDKSPLYPVISNQFSSQEYTDGLENVQIFSGYMGICINNIPSNYDRNSSSKSSKVCFNRKKVDDMDIFDDLTIKIFSFKNSNSTEESESSNLNILELAHQNSDELVHPYLLMVVTIFTILLFGITVYAIIPKLPFKNYVQFIIMGLSALITLLWAIGAIWTHVAINCNVSLIPRASMNIMTAEKGSKSQALSWTAFTFMLIDCLIMWMVYFRDRKKLDEKLDDVKSTKNPFSNKYASDTTLSSV; translated from the coding sequence ATGTTTCTACCATTCACCTTATTCTATAAGCTAGGAAAACGTATTCCTAGGGTGCTGGTGTTAATTacttcttttatttcagTATTTTTATTGGTATTTTTATTAGTGGGTTGTTACAACGTCGATCAGAGTTCAACGTATTTGGTGAAATATCAATTCAACGATAAATCTCCCCTATATCCAGtcatttcaaatcagtTCAGTTCACAGGAATATACTGATGGATTAGAAAACGTTCAAATATTTTCAGGGTATATGGGGATATGTATCAATAACATCCCATCGAATTATGACAGAAACTCCTCGAGCAAATCGTCTAAGGTTTGTTTCAACAGGAAGAAGGTAGATGACATGGACATATTTGACGATTTGACGATTAAgattttcagtttcaagAATTCCAACTCCACAGAAGAATCAGAGTCCAGTAATTTAAATATATTGGAGTTAGCTCACCAAAATTCTGACGAACTGGTGCATCCTTATTTATTGATGGTTGTTACCATTTTCACAATTTTGTTGTTTGGAATCACAGTATATGCAATCATACCTAAATTGCCATTTAAAAATTACGTGCAGTTTATTATCATGGGTTTATCTGCATTGATCACCTTGTTATGGGCTATTGGTGCCATATGGACTCACGTTGCCATAAATTGCAATGTATCCCTAATTCCAAGAGCATCGATGAATATAATGACAGCAGAAAAAGGAAGTAAATCACAGGCTCTGTCATGGACTGCATTTACATTCATGCTCATAGACTGCTTGATAATGTGGATGGTATACTTTAGAGATAGAAAGAAGCTCGACGAGAAGCTGGATGACGTTAAGTCAACCAAAAACCCGTTCTCGAATAAATACGCATCAGATACAACTTTAAGCAGTGTATGA
- the ATP3 gene encoding F1F0 ATP synthase subunit gamma (uniprot|P49377 Kluyveromyces lactis KLLA0B06886g ATP3 ATP synthase gamma chain mitochondrial precursor), translated as MFVRNTASVVRGTSRNYATLREIETRLKSIKNIEKITKTMKIVASTRLSKAERAKNSAKEYALADAAFYKNAETVPLEDAEKKDLIIAITSDKGLCGSIHSQLAKAVRLQLKQTPNADVVAIGDKVKGQLLRTNSDNLKFAFNGVGKEAPTFEETSLIANKILEGGASNYKKVSIFWNDPISSLSFEPSNKPVFNAAAIEQSPSFSKFEIDADNNVSQDLFEFTLSNEILAAMAEGYAAEVSARRNAMDNASKNAGDMINSYSILYNRTRQAVITNELVDIITGASSLD; from the coding sequence ATGTTTGTGAGAAACACTGCATCCGTTGTACGTGGTACTTCCAGAAACTATGCAACCTTGAGAGAAATCGAAACCAGATTGAAGTCTATCAAGAACATCGAAAAGATCACCAAGACCATGAAGATCGTTGCTTCTACCAGATTGTCCAAGGCTGAAAGAGCTAAGAACAGTGCTAAGGAGTATGCCTTGGCCGATGCTGCTTTCTACAAGAACGCAGAAACTGTTCCATTGGAAgatgctgaaaagaaagatttgatcATTGCCATCACTTCTGATAAAGGTTTGTGTGGTTCTATTCACTCTCAATTGGCCAAGGCTGTTAGACTTCAATTGAAGCAAACTCCAAACGCTGATGTTGTTGCCATCGGTGACAAGGTTAAGGGTCAATTGCTAAGAACCAACTCTGACAACCTCAAGTTCGCTTTCAATGGTGTTGGTAAGGAAGCtccaacttttgaagaaacttctttgattgCTAACAAGATCTTGGAAGGTGGTGCTTCCAATTACAAGAAGGTTTCGATCTTCTGGAACGACCCTATCTCTTCTTTGTCCTTCGAACCTTCTAACAAGCCAGTCTTCAACGCTGCTGCCATTGAACAATCTCCTTCTTTCTCCAAGTTCGAAATCGATGCTGACAACAACGTTTCTCAAGATTTGTTCGAATTCACTTTATCCAACGAAATCTTGGCTGCCATGGCTGAAGGTTATGCTGCTGAAGTCTCTGCTAGAAGAAACGCTATGGATAACGCTTCCAAGAACGCCGGTGACATGATTAACAGTTACTCCATCTTATACAACAGAACCAGACAAGCCGTTATCACCAACGAGTTGGTTGATATTATTACTGgtgcttcttctttggattaA